A region from the Streptomyces sp. 3214.6 genome encodes:
- a CDS encoding GNAT family N-acetyltransferase has product MLTQTTSRVLEPSDLDAALAVLDREPVANAFVTSRVQVAGLDPWRLGGEMWGWYEDGMLTSLCYAGANLVPICATPRAVRAFADRARRAGRRCSSIVGPTEPTTQLWRLLEPHWGPAREVRARQPLMVTDRMPADIAPDPYVRRIRKDEMDTIMPACVAMFTEEVGVSPMAGDGGLLYQARVAELVGSGRSFARLDDNGRVAFKAEIGAATSQACQIQGVWVAPEYRGQGLAAPGMAAILRYALADVAPVVSLYVNDFNTPARRTYFRVGFQEVGAFTSVLF; this is encoded by the coding sequence GTGTTGACCCAGACCACCTCCAGGGTCCTCGAACCGAGCGACCTGGACGCCGCGCTCGCCGTCCTCGACCGCGAGCCGGTCGCCAATGCCTTCGTCACCTCCCGGGTACAGGTCGCGGGCCTCGACCCGTGGCGGCTCGGCGGCGAGATGTGGGGCTGGTACGAGGACGGCATGCTGACGTCCCTGTGCTACGCGGGCGCCAACCTGGTCCCGATCTGCGCCACCCCGCGCGCGGTCCGCGCCTTCGCCGACCGCGCCCGCCGGGCAGGCCGCCGCTGCTCCTCGATCGTCGGCCCCACCGAGCCGACCACCCAGCTCTGGCGCCTCCTCGAACCCCACTGGGGCCCGGCCCGAGAGGTCCGTGCCCGCCAGCCCCTCATGGTCACCGACCGCATGCCCGCCGACATCGCCCCCGATCCCTACGTCCGCCGCATCCGCAAGGACGAGATGGACACGATCATGCCGGCGTGCGTGGCGATGTTCACCGAGGAGGTCGGCGTCTCCCCGATGGCCGGCGACGGCGGCCTGCTCTACCAGGCCCGAGTCGCCGAACTCGTGGGCTCCGGCCGCTCGTTCGCCCGTCTCGACGACAACGGCCGGGTCGCCTTCAAAGCGGAGATCGGCGCCGCGACGTCCCAGGCCTGCCAGATCCAGGGCGTGTGGGTGGCCCCCGAATACCGGGGCCAGGGCCTCGCGGCCCCCGGCATGGCAGCGATCCTGCGCTACGCCCTGGCCGATGTCGCCCCGGTCGTCAGCCTCTACGTCAACGACTTCAACACCCCGGCGAGGCGCACCTACTTCAGGGTCGGCTTCCAGGAGGTCGGCGCATTCACGAGCGTGCTTTTTTGA
- the dxr gene encoding 1-deoxy-D-xylulose-5-phosphate reductoisomerase: protein MTDSPAPRALADPHLVYDPVAGDGPKDVVILGSTGSIGTQAIDLVLRNPDRFRVTGLSANGGRVALLAEQARRLRVRTVAVAREDVVPALREALTAEYGAAEPLPEILAGPDAATRLAASDCHTVLNGITGSIGLAPTLAALEAGRTLALANKESLIVGGPLVKALAEPGQIIPVDSEHAALFQALAAGTRADVRKLVVTASGGPFRGRTKAELANVTVEDALAHPTWSMGPVITINSATLVNKGLEVIEAHLLYDIPFARIEVVVHPQSYVHSMVEFTDGSTLAQATPPDMRGPIAIGLGWPGRVPDAAPAFDWSTASTWEFFPLDNEAFPSVNLARHVGELAGTAPAVFNAANEECVEAFRKGALPFNGIMETITRVVEEHDTPVTGTSLTVSDVLEAETWARARVQELTATAEARA from the coding sequence ATGACCGACAGTCCAGCCCCCCGCGCCCTCGCCGATCCGCACCTCGTCTACGACCCGGTCGCGGGCGACGGCCCGAAGGACGTGGTGATACTCGGCTCCACCGGTTCGATCGGCACCCAGGCCATCGACCTCGTGCTGCGCAACCCGGACCGCTTCCGCGTCACCGGCCTGTCCGCCAACGGCGGCCGGGTCGCCCTGCTCGCCGAGCAGGCCCGTCGGCTGCGGGTGCGGACCGTGGCGGTCGCCCGCGAGGACGTCGTCCCCGCCCTGCGCGAGGCGCTCACCGCCGAGTACGGGGCCGCCGAGCCCCTCCCCGAGATCCTCGCCGGCCCGGACGCGGCCACCCGGCTCGCCGCCTCCGACTGCCACACCGTGCTCAACGGCATCACGGGCTCCATCGGCCTCGCCCCCACCCTCGCCGCCCTGGAGGCGGGCCGCACCCTCGCGCTCGCCAACAAGGAGTCGCTCATCGTCGGCGGCCCGCTGGTCAAGGCGCTCGCCGAGCCCGGGCAGATAATCCCGGTGGACTCCGAGCACGCCGCCCTCTTCCAGGCGCTGGCCGCCGGCACCCGCGCCGACGTCCGCAAGCTGGTCGTCACCGCCTCCGGCGGCCCCTTCCGCGGCCGCACCAAGGCGGAACTGGCGAACGTCACCGTCGAGGACGCCCTCGCCCACCCCACCTGGTCCATGGGCCCGGTCATCACGATCAACTCCGCGACCCTGGTCAACAAGGGCCTGGAGGTCATCGAGGCGCACCTCCTCTACGACATTCCCTTCGCGCGCATTGAGGTGGTCGTACACCCCCAGTCGTATGTCCACTCGATGGTTGAGTTCACGGACGGATCGACACTGGCCCAGGCGACGCCCCCCGACATGCGTGGGCCGATCGCCATCGGCCTCGGCTGGCCCGGGCGCGTCCCCGACGCGGCGCCCGCCTTCGACTGGAGCACGGCGTCGACGTGGGAGTTCTTCCCCCTCGACAACGAGGCCTTCCCCTCGGTGAACCTCGCCCGGCACGTGGGCGAGCTCGCGGGCACGGCCCCGGCGGTGTTCAATGCCGCCAACGAGGAGTGCGTGGAGGCGTTCCGCAAGGGCGCGCTCCCGTTCAACGGGATCATGGAGACCATCACCCGGGTCGTGGAGGAACACGACACGCCGGTGACGGGAACTTCACTCACCGTGTCGGACGTCCTCGAAGCGGAGACCTGGGCACGGGCCCGGGTCCAGGAACTGACGGCTACCGCGGAGGCGCGTGCATGA
- the ispG gene encoding flavodoxin-dependent (E)-4-hydroxy-3-methylbut-2-enyl-diphosphate synthase, which yields MTAISLGMPSVPTKLAERRKSRQIQVGSVAVGGDAPVSVQSMTTTRTSDIGATLQQIAELTASGCQIVRVACPTQDDADALSTIARKSQIPVIADIHFQPKYVFAAIEAGCAAVRVNPGNIKQFDDKVKEIAKAAKDHGTPIRIGVNAGSLDRRLLQKYGKATPEALAESALWEASLFEEHDFRDIKISVKHNDPVIMVEAYRQLAAQCDYPLHLGVTEAGPAFQGTIKSAVAFGALLSQGIGDTIRVSLSAPPVEEVKVGNQILESLNLRQRGLEIVSCPSCGRAQVDVYKLAEEVTAGLTGMEVPLRVAVMGCVVNGPGEAREADLGVASGNGKGQIFVKGEVIKTVPESKIVETLIEEAMKLAEQMEAAGTPSGEPSVSVAG from the coding sequence ATGACTGCGATTTCTCTCGGCATGCCGTCCGTTCCGACCAAGCTCGCCGAGCGCCGCAAGAGCCGGCAGATCCAGGTCGGCTCCGTGGCGGTGGGCGGAGACGCGCCGGTGTCGGTCCAGTCGATGACCACGACCCGCACGTCCGACATCGGCGCCACCCTCCAGCAGATCGCCGAGCTCACCGCCTCCGGCTGCCAGATCGTCCGCGTCGCCTGCCCCACGCAGGACGACGCCGACGCCCTGTCGACGATCGCCCGCAAGTCGCAGATCCCGGTGATCGCCGACATCCACTTCCAGCCGAAGTACGTCTTCGCCGCGATCGAGGCGGGCTGCGCGGCGGTCCGCGTGAACCCCGGCAACATCAAGCAGTTCGACGACAAGGTCAAGGAGATCGCCAAGGCCGCCAAGGACCACGGCACCCCGATCCGCATCGGCGTCAACGCCGGCTCGCTGGACCGCCGCCTGCTCCAGAAGTACGGCAAGGCCACCCCGGAGGCGCTGGCCGAGTCGGCGCTCTGGGAGGCGTCCCTCTTCGAGGAGCACGACTTCCGCGACATCAAGATCTCGGTCAAGCACAACGACCCGGTGATCATGGTCGAGGCCTACCGTCAGCTCGCCGCCCAGTGCGACTACCCCCTCCACCTCGGCGTCACCGAGGCGGGCCCCGCCTTCCAGGGCACGATCAAGTCGGCGGTCGCCTTCGGCGCCCTCCTCTCCCAGGGCATCGGCGACACGATCCGCGTCTCCCTCTCGGCCCCCCCGGTCGAGGAGGTCAAGGTCGGCAACCAGATCCTGGAGTCGCTGAACCTCAGGCAGCGCGGCCTGGAGATCGTCTCCTGCCCGTCCTGCGGCCGCGCCCAGGTCGACGTGTACAAGCTGGCCGAAGAGGTCACCGCGGGCCTCACGGGCATGGAGGTCCCGCTGCGCGTCGCCGTCATGGGCTGCGTGGTCAACGGCCCCGGCGAGGCCCGCGAGGCCGACCTCGGCGTCGCCTCCGGCAACGGCAAGGGCCAGATCTTCGTCAAGGGCGAGGTCATCAAGACCGTCCCCGAGTCAAAGATCGTCGAGACCCTCATCGAAGAGGCCATGAAGCTGGCCGAACAGATGGAAGCAGCCGGCACCCCCTCCGGCGAACCGTCGGTATCGGTCGCAGGCTGA
- a CDS encoding RICIN domain-containing protein, with amino-acid sequence MKRPSRRWWAGALALVLSLGFAFMNANPASAAGSIYIKTNILRNWETGRCLDSNWEGQVYTNPCDQGNDYQTWTVVYKGHSAFDEVQIVNKATQRCLYSNDNPALVLATVPCEGVPAGQTPGAGQLWGADGSGWDNVQLKRAWWCLDSNRGGSAYVQGCNGGNYQHWKLGL; translated from the coding sequence ATGAAGAGACCATCGCGCCGCTGGTGGGCAGGGGCACTCGCTCTGGTCCTGTCGCTGGGGTTCGCGTTCATGAACGCGAACCCCGCGTCCGCCGCAGGCTCCATCTACATAAAGACGAACATCCTGCGCAACTGGGAGACCGGGCGCTGCCTGGACAGCAACTGGGAGGGACAGGTCTACACAAACCCCTGCGACCAGGGCAACGACTACCAGACCTGGACCGTGGTCTACAAGGGCCACAGCGCCTTTGACGAGGTCCAGATCGTGAACAAGGCGACCCAGCGATGCCTGTACTCGAACGACAACCCGGCCCTGGTGCTCGCCACCGTCCCCTGTGAGGGCGTCCCGGCGGGACAGACGCCCGGCGCGGGTCAGCTGTGGGGGGCGGACGGCTCGGGCTGGGACAACGTCCAGCTCAAGAGAGCGTGGTGGTGCCTGGACAGCAACCGCGGCGGCAGCGCCTACGTGCAGGGTTGCAACGGCGGCAACTACCAGCACTGGAAACTGGGTCTCTGA
- a CDS encoding M50 family metallopeptidase yields the protein MTALMMILGIVVFVVGLLFSIAWHELGHLSTAKLFGIRVPQYMVGFGPTVFSRKKGDTEYGIKAVPLGGYIRMIGMFPPGEDGRITARSTSPWRGMIEDARSAAYEELQPGDETRMFYTRKPWKRVIVMFAGPFMNLVLAIGLFLTVLMGFGISQQTTTVSSVSPCVIAQSQNRDTCKSTDPASPAAAAGMKPGDKIVSFAGKQTDDWNTLSDLIRVSAGKKVDIVVDRGGQDLTLHTTIATNQVAKKNSDGSYVQGEYIKAGFLGFSAATGVVKQDFGDSVSWMGDRVGEAVDSIAALPGKIPALWNAAFDGAPREPDSPMGVVGAARVGGEIFTLDIPASQQLAMAVMLVAGFNLSLFLFNMLPLLPLDGGHIAGALWESLRRNLAKVLRRPDPGPFDVAKLMPVAYVVAGIFICFTVLVLIADVVNPVKIS from the coding sequence ATGACAGCCCTGATGATGATCCTCGGCATAGTCGTCTTCGTGGTCGGCCTGCTGTTCTCGATCGCCTGGCACGAGCTGGGACACCTGTCCACGGCCAAGCTCTTCGGCATCCGGGTGCCGCAGTACATGGTCGGCTTCGGCCCGACCGTCTTCTCACGCAAGAAGGGCGACACCGAGTACGGCATCAAGGCCGTCCCGCTCGGCGGCTACATCCGCATGATCGGCATGTTCCCGCCCGGCGAGGACGGCCGGATCACCGCCCGCTCCACCTCGCCCTGGCGCGGCATGATCGAGGACGCCCGCTCGGCCGCCTACGAGGAGCTCCAGCCCGGCGACGAGACGCGCATGTTCTACACGCGCAAGCCGTGGAAACGGGTCATCGTGATGTTCGCGGGCCCCTTCATGAACCTGGTGCTCGCCATCGGGCTGTTCCTCACCGTCCTCATGGGCTTCGGCATCTCGCAGCAGACCACCACGGTCAGCTCGGTCTCCCCCTGCGTCATCGCGCAGAGCCAGAACCGCGACACGTGCAAGTCGACCGACCCGGCCTCCCCGGCGGCCGCCGCCGGCATGAAGCCCGGCGACAAGATCGTCTCCTTCGCCGGGAAGCAGACGGACGACTGGAACACCCTCTCCGATCTGATCCGCGTCAGCGCCGGCAAGAAGGTCGACATCGTCGTCGACCGGGGCGGCCAGGACCTGACCCTGCACACGACCATCGCCACCAACCAGGTCGCCAAGAAGAACTCCGACGGCAGCTACGTCCAGGGCGAGTACATCAAGGCCGGCTTCCTCGGCTTCAGCGCGGCCACCGGCGTCGTCAAGCAGGACTTCGGCGACTCCGTGTCCTGGATGGGCGACCGGGTCGGCGAGGCCGTCGACTCCATCGCCGCCCTGCCCGGCAAGATCCCGGCCCTGTGGAACGCCGCCTTCGACGGCGCGCCCCGCGAGCCCGACTCACCCATGGGCGTGGTCGGCGCGGCCCGCGTCGGCGGCGAGATCTTCACCCTGGACATCCCGGCCTCGCAGCAGCTCGCCATGGCCGTGATGCTGGTCGCGGGCTTCAACCTCTCCCTGTTCCTCTTCAACATGCTCCCGCTGCTGCCCCTGGACGGCGGGCACATCGCGGGCGCCCTGTGGGAGTCGCTGCGCCGCAATCTGGCCAAGGTGCTGCGCCGCCCCGACCCGGGCCCGTTCGACGTGGCGAAGCTGATGCCGGTGGCCTATGTGGTGGCGGGCATCTTCATCTGCTTCACGGTCCTGGTGCTGATCGCAGACGTAGTCAATCCAGTCAAGATCAGTTAG